Genomic DNA from Fibrobacter sp.:
GGAATTCCCGCATAGGCGGGCACAGAAATTCCAGCAGTTACGCCAGGAACCACTTCAAATTCAATTCCGGCCTCTACAAGTTCCAAGCATTCTTCACCGCCGCGTCCAAAGACGAAAGGATCGCCACCCTTGAGACGAGCGATTACTGCACCCGGATTTTCCTGGGCAAACTTCACCAGCAGTTTATTGATTTCGGACTGTTTGACCTTGTGATGGGTCGGCATCTTGCCCACATCCACCATCTGAGCCTTATCATTGCTCATGGCTAAAATCGCAGGAGAAACCAGACGGTCATAAACGACTACATCGGCCTTCTCCAAAATGGACTTGCCCTTCAGAGTAAAAAGTCCCGGGTCACCAGGACCAGCGCCAATCAAATAAACTTTACCAAAATTCTTCATTTCGTAATGAAATTTAGAATTTATGCAGATCGGCTATTTTGGTTTCTATGGATTGAGTTGCTTTTTGATGAGTTCCGCAAGGGATACACCCAGCTGTTTAGCTTTCTGCACGGATTCTACTGCGGCAACATCAAAGGCTGCCGAGTCTTCTGCACGAAGCAGGCGCTTGGTAGTTTCGTCCCAATAGATACCGCGAATCCTAAGCATACGATTGCCAGCACATCCGCTGGTTGGCACATTCGCGAATTCAGCAAAGCTTGCCACCGGGAACTGGCAGCCAGCATCAAGAGCCTTGAGGAAAGCCATTTCTGCAACGGCAATGCAGTAAGTTTCTAAATGGTTGACGCGGTTCAATGCAGCAGTCACTTCGGAAGCGCAGCCGTTCTTCAAAGTTTCAATGGCAAGAATTCCCTGACCGCTTGCAGGAAGCATCTTGTCGGTGTCGAAATATTCCGTCACCTGATCTGCTAGGCCCATGCGCTTGAGGCCAGCGGCAGCCAGAACGACGCCATCCAATTCAGCCAACTTAGAAATGCGAGTTTGAATATTTCCGCGGATAGACACGTATTCCAGATCCGGACGCAAGGCCTTCAGCTGGACCACACGGCGGATACTTCCTGTACCCACCTTCGCACCTGCCGGCAGATCCATAAAGCGGCAGCCATCCTTACCGCCGCGGGCAAGGAACGCATCTCGCGGATCTTCGCGCTTGAGAACCGCAGCCAGCTTGAATTCCGGCAACACCTCTGCAGGCATATCCTTCAGGCTATGAATGGCAATATCTGCTCGACCTTCAAGCAGAGCAACTTCAAGTTCCTTAATGAAGACGCCTTTACCGCCAAAGCTGGCGAGGGACTTGTCCAGACGGCGGTCGCCCTCTGTAGTCATGGAAACCAGTTCGTAACTGAGGTCGGTGTTGGCAGCCACGATTTCGTCGGCAGCCATAGTAGTCTGGGCAAGAGCCAAAGCGCTTTTACGAGTAGCAATTCTAAGTTTCATCACAAGACCTTCTTGCAGGATCCTTCGCGGCTTCGCCTCTCAGGATGACACTATGATGGTTCTGCTCACATGTCATCAGGAAGACGCCTTCGATAAACATTCCAAATACTTCTGCACATCCTCTGCAGAATTTTCTGCTTTCACCTTGTACAGATAATCGTTGGCCATCTTCTTTGCGAAACGGACATACATCATCTGAATGCGATCGGAATCTTCCTGAGACAAGTCCGGCATGGAACGCAACAACTTTTCGCATTCATCTTCCGCAGTGGTCACCATTTGGCCAGCAAGAACGTTAATACGCTTTGCCACATCGTCCATGCGGTACCACTGCAAAAATTCCTCGATACCTTCCTGAAGGATCCTCTGGGCAGCCTCCAGTTCAATCATGCGAAGGCGGCGATTTTCTGAAACAATCTTTTCCAGGTCATCTACGCAAACATACTGAACACCGGGAAGTTCCCCGATAGACGCTTCTGCATTGCGAGGGCTACCCAAGTCTATAACCAAGCGCGGGGCGGAACCATCCTGATGATGGCCGGCGGAACTATCCTGCGAATTCTCCGCGACCTTCAGCAAAACTTTAGCGTATTCATTCTTCGTTACAATTGGCTCCTGGCAGGCACTGCAAAGAATCATCACATCCGCCTTGCCCATAACACTATAGCGGTCTTCAAAACGTACCGGAGTCAGCACATCCTCAAACTTTTGGGCGTTGGCAAACGTACGGCTGGAGGCAAAAATTCTGGTGGTATTTTCCTGGACGTACTTCAACATCAGGGAACCCATTTCGCCAAGGCCAACAATGTACACGGAACGATTTTCCAGATCGTCGAAAGTTTTCTGCACCTGTTTCATAGCCAGGAACGGAATGTTGCAACTGAGCTTGCTCAGGTTGGTTTCGGTCTTGATACGCTTGGTAGTGTGAATTGCACCCTGGAAAAGTTTATTCAAGCTTACGCCTGTCGTACCTGCCTGATGAGCGGTTTCATAGGCTCGACCAATCTGATGCAAAATCTGGTCCTCGCCCACAGCCACAGAATCAAGGCCCGCGCAAACATTCATCACATGATGAACAACCGCATCTCCTTCGTAACTATAGAAGAACTGGGCAAAATCTTCGTAATTCTGGTGAGCAAGGCCGCACACATAGCGAACCAGTTCGCCTTCTTCCAAGGGGCGGTCACTGGCCACATAGACTTCGGTGCGGTTGCAAGTAGCAAGAATCAAAAGTTCATCAAAGTTGGAATGCTGAAGAGCCTCGGCCTTCATTTCCATCGTGATGTAGAACTTTTCACGGATGGCAATTTCTGCCACCTTATGACTCATTCCTGCCATGTAAATCTTTCGCATGGCAGCAAATGTAGAAAAAAGAATTCTATTCCGTAAAATACTTGTAACTGGTCTTCTTCAATTCACGAACAGAATGAAGAACAACATACTTCGGATTTCCAAGAGTTGCGGTGGTCTCGGTCACAAACTGGCTTAGCTCTTCGTCGCTCTGAGCATGGAACATTCCATAGACATTATAAGGAAAACCTTCAAATGCCGGACGTTCATAGCAATGAGAAACATGAGGATTTGCAGCAAGAACTGCGCCTGCTGCGGAAGCATCCATGGAAAATTCGCCAGATGCTCCGATATCAAAGCAGACCATGGCATTGCAAGGGAAACCCGCCTGCTGATGGCGAAGTACAGCTCCAAAACGACGCATGCGCTTTGAAGTAAGATCTGCGCGTGCCTCACCAAGAATGGTCTCTAGATTCTTCGCTCCGCTCAGAATGACACCTTGGAATAAATCAGCAAAGGGTGTCAAAGAATGAGGCAAGTCTCCGCTCAGCAAACGAATGCGAGCCTTATCCATTTCCGAAAGTGGCACGGCCTTTCCAGCGGATTCGCCACCCATTCCGTGACGGTCCACTTTTTCGCCAGACTCTTGCTTAGAGCCAGCAGCCTTTCCCATTACCGTATTGATCTTAAACATCTTCTTTGCCGGCATGGAATGAACATCGTGCAGCGCAGTTACTTTCGTTAATTTATCTATAATAGACTGCAAGACTGTTTCATTTTCGGCAATGACCGTAAACCAAACGTTGTATTCGTGGGAACGAACGTAGTTGTGGGTTATGGCAGGAACATCCATCACGACTGCGGCAAACTTTTCAAGTTCTGTCTGCGGATGATCCGTCGCTCCATCAAAATCGAAGTCCGACTCCGGCACACGACCTGCACACAGGCGACTTACCAAGCCCAATCGCTTAGTATCGTACACACCGCCAATGCGGCGAATCACGCCAGAAGTGCGAAGTTTTTCTACAGCTTCAAAAACCGTTTGTTCGTCTTCGTCAACCAACTTTCCGATAACAGCATAAGGACGGTCTTCGATGGGAAAACCGTCCTGAATGATATCAAGAATTCGCTGTTCTAATTCAGTCATGACAATTTAATTGACGATTGATGATTATTATCAACCATTCATCATCAATCATTCATTAATTTCGTCGTCGGTCAGGTAGCAAGCAGGATCCATTTCCCAGAAGTCACCAGTAACCGCCTCGGCTCGGGTACGGAAGTTACCGTTGCAAAGGTTCAGGAAAGCGCACTTGGGGCAACGACCCTTCAGCAAGGGCTTGCGGTCCTTAAGGCCAGCCATGATCGGATTGGAAACGTCGGTCCAGATATCGCCGAACTTACGTTCACGAACGTTACCCAGGGTAATGTACTGAGTGAACTGGTCCGGATGGACATTGCCAATGCTATCGATGTTACCGAAGGCCATGCCGCTACGGTTGCCGCCATTGCTCTGGATCAATTCCAGAATCTTCTTGGCGCGTTCCGGATCTTCACGCTTCATACGCTGGTACAGGTACACAGCATCGGCGTGGTTATCCACCGTCAGAATTTCCTTGTTCAGGCCTCGCTTCTTGAAGTCGAGAACGCGGTCAATAATCAGGTCCATAACCTGGCGGCTTTCTTCGTGACTCAGGTCGTGGTCCACAATACCACTGCCGCGGCCGCTATAGACCAGATGGTAGAAACAGGCGCGATCGATGTTCTCGGACTCAATAAGGTCGAAAATAGAATTGAGGTCGCGATAGTTGTCCTTGGTAATGGTAAAGCGAAGACCAACCTTCTGGCCGGTAGCCACGCAGTTACGGATACCGCGGATGGCAAGCTTGTAGGCACCTTCCTTACCGCGGAACTTGTCGTGAGTTTGCTCGTTACCATCAAGGCTAATTCCCACATATCCAACGCCCATGGCCTTCAGCTTTTCTGCCACTTCGGGAGTAATGCAGGTACCGTTGGTAGAAATGGTGGGGCGAATG
This window encodes:
- a CDS encoding Lrp/AsnC family transcriptional regulator, yielding MTELEQRILDIIQDGFPIEDRPYAVIGKLVDEDEQTVFEAVEKLRTSGVIRRIGGVYDTKRLGLVSRLCAGRVPESDFDFDGATDHPQTELEKFAAVVMDVPAITHNYVRSHEYNVWFTVIAENETVLQSIIDKLTKVTALHDVHSMPAKKMFKINTVMGKAAGSKQESGEKVDRHGMGGESAGKAVPLSEMDKARIRLLSGDLPHSLTPFADLFQGVILSGAKNLETILGEARADLTSKRMRRFGAVLRHQQAGFPCNAMVCFDIGASGEFSMDASAAGAVLAANPHVSHCYERPAFEGFPYNVYGMFHAQSDEELSQFVTETTATLGNPKYVVLHSVRELKKTSYKYFTE
- the hemC gene encoding hydroxymethylbilane synthase — encoded protein: MKLRIATRKSALALAQTTMAADEIVAANTDLSYELVSMTTEGDRRLDKSLASFGGKGVFIKELEVALLEGRADIAIHSLKDMPAEVLPEFKLAAVLKREDPRDAFLARGGKDGCRFMDLPAGAKVGTGSIRRVVQLKALRPDLEYVSIRGNIQTRISKLAELDGVVLAAAGLKRMGLADQVTEYFDTDKMLPASGQGILAIETLKNGCASEVTAALNRVNHLETYCIAVAEMAFLKALDAGCQFPVASFAEFANVPTSGCAGNRMLRIRGIYWDETTKRLLRAEDSAAFDVAAVESVQKAKQLGVSLAELIKKQLNP
- the nirJ1 gene encoding putative heme d1 biosynthesis radical SAM protein NirJ1; the encoded protein is MISITKLLMDAPNYGDQLRYTPKAHEAKNGVSEGRGPVVVWNCTKTCNLKCVHCYARSEAIKYQNELTHEEGLALIDQLAEFKVPVILFSGGEPLLRPDFFELANYAASKGIRPTISTNGTCITPEVAEKLKAMGVGYVGISLDGNEQTHDKFRGKEGAYKLAIRGIRNCVATGQKVGLRFTITKDNYRDLNSIFDLIESENIDRACFYHLVYSGRGSGIVDHDLSHEESRQVMDLIIDRVLDFKKRGLNKEILTVDNHADAVYLYQRMKREDPERAKKILELIQSNGGNRSGMAFGNIDSIGNVHPDQFTQYITLGNVRERKFGDIWTDVSNPIMAGLKDRKPLLKGRCPKCAFLNLCNGNFRTRAEAVTGDFWEMDPACYLTDDEINE
- the hemA gene encoding glutamyl-tRNA reductase — its product is MRKIYMAGMSHKVAEIAIREKFYITMEMKAEALQHSNFDELLILATCNRTEVYVASDRPLEEGELVRYVCGLAHQNYEDFAQFFYSYEGDAVVHHVMNVCAGLDSVAVGEDQILHQIGRAYETAHQAGTTGVSLNKLFQGAIHTTKRIKTETNLSKLSCNIPFLAMKQVQKTFDDLENRSVYIVGLGEMGSLMLKYVQENTTRIFASSRTFANAQKFEDVLTPVRFEDRYSVMGKADVMILCSACQEPIVTKNEYAKVLLKVAENSQDSSAGHHQDGSAPRLVIDLGSPRNAEASIGELPGVQYVCVDDLEKIVSENRRLRMIELEAAQRILQEGIEEFLQWYRMDDVAKRINVLAGQMVTTAEDECEKLLRSMPDLSQEDSDRIQMMYVRFAKKMANDYLYKVKAENSAEDVQKYLECLSKASS